gttggccaatgacgaaggctcaagagagaaggatggaggtggcagagatgaggatgcttaggtggacatgtGGCAAAACGATGTTGGATATGATTCCAAATAGTGTTTATAGGAAGAACCTGAAAGTTAGAAGCATCGTCGACAAGTTAAGAGAAGAAtggcttcgatggtttgggcatgtgaggagGCGACCTCTTAATGCGTCTGTTAGGAGAGTCGATGCACTTACAGTCGATGGTGTAAGAAGAAAAGATAGACCTACACATAGGCGGGAGGATAGAATAAAGCTCGacttgaaggagcttttattgactgaggacatgacttctgataggaatgcgTGGAGGGCTCGAATTAGAATAGATGAATAGACTTTGGTTTGTTTGTGTGCTTGTGGTTATGGGTGAATGTATGTATGTGTCTTCTTTTAGAGTGATCTACGTTTGTATGTATCCTCATGTATAGTGTGCTTGTGTATAggtatgtgtatgtatgtacgcATGGGTGTATGTATGTACgcatgtttagggtttaggatatGGATGCAGGCATGTTTAGGTATGGTTGTTTTTAAGTATGTATGTTTATGGTTGTTTTTATGTGAGCATatatgttttatttttttatgtttatgGATGTATGTAAGTATGTGTTTGTATGTATTTACGTGTGCGTATGCAATTTCTATGTTTTTGTATGTTTATGGTTGTAGGTATGTTAGTGTGCTTGTATGTATGCGcgaatgtgtgtatgtatgtatgtacgcaTGTATATTTCATGTATGTATGTCTAATGTATTGTTTAGTTACGGAATTATGTATGtaggtatgtatatatgtatgtatgtatgtatgtttgcaTGCATGCGTGAATGTATGTAGATTTACGTTTGTAGATATGGATGTTTAGGTGTGTTTCTGGTTGTTGGTATAGCATTTCTAAGTTTTCATCTATGTTTATTGTTCTTTTAGTTTAGCATTTTTCGATATGTCTGGAGCTCCGTACAGCAGTCTAAggtacgttatatatatatatatatatatatatatatatatatatatatttacgaccCTATCATGTGAGGCAGCATCAAACgtcaatttattggcgacttgactaccGCATAAGGGCTAAATTGAACTCCATGcttgatttaaaacccatgaaaatctgattctaccattttcatggcgtctcattttattactttttatcacatttgtttttatttgattctatttatttatttatttattcctttttatttaaattattctaCCTTTTTTCCCTTACTTTTTGGGTCGGAGGtccttttggaagcaatctctttatctgtcgaatagagagagaggactttctctactcttgtaagtgtttcactcggggtggagaaatgatttctctttattctaggatagaggtaggattgtctatgtctcacctccctcatacctcACATATGTGGGATTgggtctgttgttgttgttgttgttgttgttgttgttgttgttgttgttgttgttgttgttgttgttgttgttgttgttgttgttgttgttgtattattaaTCTAAGTGCAAATGCATTATcaccaaaagagggtgagaatgtgaagaatgttaacattAAAACACTATGTATAGATGATAACCAAGTTTGCAAATCAATGTCATGTATGAAAGTTATGAGAACAAGCGTTCATATAATTGCAAACATATTTCCACCAAAAAAGGGAGAGAATGTGAAGAAAGTTAACATCAAAACACTCTTGTGTTAATGTTAACTAAGTTTGCATAACATTGATTACACAAATGTGTCATTTATacgtacactttaaattaagttaaagTGTTATTATGTACGAAATGACAAGCAAAGGAAAAGGTATCCACAACCCTCCTCCAAATGAAAGAAAGTCAGTGTATAATAGAGACTTCATAAGCACACAGAAGATTGCTGAGGGAAGGAGGAACAACATTGAAGATTTTTCTGAGAAGGTTCATGCATTCATGAATCTGGGATGAGATGCATTCCATAATCTAGAGGGTCCCATATATCCCTCATTGATTCGTGAGTTCTATGCAAGCTTCTTATTTAAGGAATGAAAGATTGTATTCCGATCAATAAGCGACAGACAATCTAACGAAGACTTCGGCAGAATATTGGAAGTTCCCACTAAAGGAAGAAGGTTCTTCCACACAAGCCACAGTCTCACTTATCTTCCATCCTTCCATAGATGCTGAACAAGCAATTAAGGAACTCTGTCTAAAGAATGTATCTAAAATGGAGATATATGAGTATGGAGTCTTTGGGAGACACTTACGTCAAAGATATGGCATTTGGAACAAAGTGATTGATTACAACATATACTAATCACGCAAATGTCCATGCCACCCAATTTGCTCTCCTCTGGTGCTTGGAGAATAGTGAGCACGTTGATATGGCCTATCTTATGGAAACAAGGATGAGCAATGTTCCCAAAGATACATCTAGAGCTCTTCCATATGGGATGCATCTTAATAAGATATTTTCTCATCTAAAGATCACTCGTAATGATCATTATCCTCCATCTCATCTACCATTTAACCAAAATTCATTCACAAAAATGGGATATGAGTCAGAAGGACAACAAGATGAAGGTAATGATTCTGGTATGATCGAGCAAGTGTATGAAGAAATGGTCAATGATCGGATCAATCTGCAAGACATATCAGACAGTGATGAAGAAGAAATCTTGGAGGAATCAAGAGGTTCATTCTATGCCTTAGACCCTGATTCAAAGTTCGAGAGAATATATTAGAATCAATTCAAAGCAGAGAATTACTAATCCAAGATAAAGAAATTGATAAAGAAAGTCATGAAGACTATATCATGCCAAAAGAATGTTGATGTGGAATATTCAAGGCATGTAGAAGAAGGAATCCAAAGACGTAAATAGTAAAATCATAATTTTTTTATCAATGTAATGACAgattattttatttaaataaatagTTACTTGAATGAATGATTTGAACAAAAAAGTGATGACAAAATCTGTGCGGTCGAGTACACGGTCACCCCAGTCGGAGCCGCAGACTTCCTTTAAATTCTCAAACAAGGATTCCTTCAGCAGGCTGAATCATAATTAATAAACATAAACTATCATCCTTAACTATGATTTATTTTCTTAAATGATTCAATTACTTCAAAAAGGAAGGAGAGATGTTTGGAAGACTCATCTCAATCTCTTTATTAGGATTGCACAAACATGCAAGATCCTCACAATCTCATCCCTCAAAATGAATCATTCAAACAAATCTCCTAACAATCGCTTCCTAATTGATTTAACATCGTTGGTTTCTGATTCGTTTGATAATCTTCCTTTGTCCTATCCCAATGACGTCACAGATGTGATCAACCACAATAGGCTATTAGTCAGCTCACGACCAATAACTGAAGGTTGTCAAGTCATAGTTGAGCATTTTCTCGAGTTTCTCGTTGAAAACTTTACCACAATCCAATGGGATGCCTTTTTAACATCAAAAGGTCACATTCATTCTACTATTGTGTAAGAGTTCCATGCCAACTATGAGCTTACTCCAACATACAAAATCAAGCTTCATTTGTTTCACAAGGAATATTCCATGACTCTTAAAGAGTttggaaaaatcatgcatgttccaTCTGAAGGAGTTGACTTCTTCAATCATAGCCCAAACCTCAATCGTCTTCCTGTGTTCGTATCAAAAGGTGACATCATACGAAACTTTTGTCAACATCCTATCAAACACATCTCCATTCAAAGAAATGGTCTTCAAGCTCATCATCTTGCTCCCAAATATGACTTTTAGCTCAAAGTCATAAGCAAGAATGTTTTGCAAAGCTGATGATCTCTCCTATCAAGCTCATGCTAGTGAAACCCCTCTTCTATGGTGTCTCAAGCACCATCTTTCGGTCAATATGGCATTCTTCATGGCAAAGAGGATGACTGGACTTGCTCATGATGACTCTCTTACGCTTCCATACGGAGCTCATCTCACCAAACTCTTCATGCACTTGGGTGTACAAGCCTTCCACCTTGATAATCTAACCACCTCTCCAATCAACTATGATTCGGTTAGAGCCTTCAATGAAGTGACTGAAGATGAAAACACACCCGTGTGTAGCACAACTGGGTCTGATGATAGAGTGGAGGATGATCAATTCATCTCACTATTATCACCCATCCAACGTGTCGTGCTTCATCGTCAAAATCGACGAACCCACAAACTTCTAAGAAAATTCTTAGTCAAGTTCACTTGTGGAGGAAGCACATCTCATCCCTATGATAGACACTAAACGACTTCTATGTAATTCTCATACAAATCTCGAGTGAGATTCTATGCATGACCCTATCTTGTACTTTTCGTAGGAATGAATAAAATTTGTGTGTTTGGTATTttatgttttgtggttgatattttccACCCTGTACAATTCAAGGGGGAGCATTTTcttagggcgcgcttagttccagggggagctaacctttttgcttcgacgaAAGAGGGAGAATGTTGGATATAcgtgatgttaacacttatgcgtatttatagataaatgtccatcatcacttatgtgtttgtcatcatcaaaagggGGAAGAATGTTGGAAAGGATGTTGGTTTATGCTTAACGATAATATTAGTCTTAACCAACATTAATAAGTGTTTTTATGATAACACGTGCACATAACCAAAAGTGatagtagacatcttgacataaatatagaagttcactaatccacatttactctagcaaaagaccaaaccaAATGAagcttaaaataaaatatatgccACACGGTTTGGTCCACAGTCGACCACATGTCAGATCGTAGGAATCCTGTACCTTGGTTTATGAAACCAGGTACACGATTGACTCCATGACCGACCATGGATCGACTACAGAATGTTCTGTCCAAATCtcttgatcaaataaagtttgaccacttctggacatctataattcatgaaacttgTTTCAAGATGCTTAAAATAGTTTccctctataattcatgaaacttgtttcaacatgcttagaatagttgccctcttcacacctaatgacaccttaacaATGTTTTAttcttgattaaggataacacataagtattACATGATAACTGGTGctcctaaaatgtatctagacatacttaggatggttatcaggtcccaaccaagagttgctccttcattgtgtatgtgttggacattaatgtatacttatacattaatcttgcaaatgccacattGAAAGTAAGCTTACATAGCGTTGGCATAATGCTATGTGATATGaccaaaacagacggttttatttatgtggtgtcgttaggtTGCAAGACGTCAGTATCAGCTATCAAGAAAGGGGCGATAATTCtagatttatatttagcggggtctaaatcgtactactccttattatggtgagtaagggaagtatgacctagagtcgaatTTTTAAGAATtcagtagaatcaaacctatataacttaagataatcctaaagtagaggagtagttgtaaattacctaattttggttttctagtttataagataaagtaaagtaaatacgataaaatttgtaattcagataagcttaaagcaagtgcatactcatgaataggtagtgaccttttaTTTATTACACTGGTCCTACCGCCTCTGTCATAAgatatgtcactgggtaatgcgttaggcttgaagattctgaatagacagcaacgtcccataCCCCTGACGCTCGTGCAACTTGACTACAAgcatacacgttcaaacggctcatccaattgagcgacttggtTAGGTGACATATTAATGTTCCAAAAGgtataaactttcttaagtataatgaagtacaaggtatgccatatccgagagacgctATGTGTGTCGATGCTtacgttaatgattgggtttaaaagatagttaggcccttaaaaagagtttgactttcatgaacacgtttggttatcctaacggtacaatcctttatgagtttaaacaaacagttccttaattaactataaatccctcaagcggggtgcaatgcttgagaccgcgttatggtgaagtttactaatcagcactgaacaggttccatggccttactaatTAGCAAAgctacagcttacaacaactgttgtgctttagcatgcacgtacaaagtttatatacttagtgacTACACTATCATGGTCTAGGAACTacaatgtactatgggcctagttagatgtttcactacgaaagagtcctaagtcggaatccaaagctcggtggacttactacaaccggtgtgccttagtCAAACTTGCGTTGTATCTGATAAACTTCTCTtactaaggggtgacacagatagtgtactctgaatcggggttcgcaactTCTCAATAACGGAGCTGAtaaattagttggaaaagcgattgagtttaaagcataatcgaaaagcatctcaacaacatacataagccataatattatttcggcattataactaactacatcatagcatacactaaagataactactggctaatcatggtaacaatatcataaatcataataatggaagacattaaaTAAAGACaaatgatagaagtaccagtagattaaacgagttccgaaaatacaaaagtgacaacttcaaactccagaccgctcctaatacaatctttggcgttcttctccgggcACTAATTTTTTAGCTCGgattcgaagaccttgaaagtatgactaattattgtagaaagagagagaaagaagtgaattgaagtgtgtataaaaatggatgacaaatggccCTTAAATAGATGAGTTTTGGCTGGGAAACAGCTAGCAGGCCAGCCTGGCAAGCCTGCGCCACATGCCGGCGTGGGTGGCCAGTGCCATGCAAGCAGTTTGCCTTGGCCGTTGTCCATGCTCGGCGTCCGAGTCAAGTGGCAAGCCGGCGCCCATGTGGCAGGCCGGTGTGGCAAGCCGGCTCAGGAGGCCGGTGTTACTTCCTGGTTTGCTATTTTCTTGGATCGTCTTGCTCGTTCcaaggatcgtaacttggtttctggggtcgtaacttgtctttcacatttttcgctctagaatcttcgttttagctccgtttcacttgattcttcttgcatcgtctttgtaattacttgatcttcaattttaaccgacaaaGCGAGTATTTTAGCAATAAAGTCCAGAACTTTAtggtttttgggcctcaataccgggttaaaaacgtgactttttagccgatatcaaatatcccacacttagactttgcttgtcctcaagcaaacttctcatttTTAACTTCAAGAAACCTTTTCGAAGTTTCCGTTTTATCAGCCTAAGCGGTTTACTTTTTATTATAAGAGTGAAAAATAAGGTGAGtcctctatgttagggttgaaactatctctgcaggcatgcgaggaggttacatgacttgggttagctttcacgggtcactcaaatcacacaagtgtttagagtTCCATATAGATCTAAgtaatgaattcactcatagccagtcatattgaacccatcgtcataggcttgataaagactcaaatccttgctactaatgtgaaggCGGTAATAACTATagtttctaggtcatttgtcaattttGAAGGGTGGAAAGGAATTttagagtggtggtgaagttgtttaaaGGTGTGAAGGGGTAAaatagtctttttaaagacttCTATTCTGAATTTAGGAAAggaaagatagataggagtgctgatattttcgagaagcacttttgaacttttctcctTTTGGAGTGATTTTGCAACACATTTTTTTCAGTCGAGTTCGGCGTTGCTCCATTTttgtttataagttctgctccttttctcagaactttgatttttttgagattttaactcgagaaactttctgccggtaaactttttgcaagacctttgttgtgatacttgagaagtttataaAATTGGGGTTTTCAGAGGAAATCTCTTTTTCTGGATTTTTcgggtgatagtaaagatgatgtggagaaCGGTAGAGGTGGTGGTGTAGGGTGAGAAAGGTTTCTTTGACAAATGGTTAGCTCTTCGATTTTACCTATATCACATTTCGTTTCTTGGAAATCCAGAtatagagcaagttctgattctgagcacatacatcggcactctcaacgaaaaatagtgaagcattaaagatgaatgcttataTGATTTTATCTGGGTGCCtcacataatcaatttaggtcgataatgcctagtcatgcaatgctctattagagattcggttcatcccaacaagatttctaccttagttaagccttaatttttatttacaaacatttttcgttttcaaaagtactttttcgaaaaggttttattttgtttaaaaattttgaaaGTTTGCATAAGGAATAGGAATCTTTGAAATGGGTTTATTGTGATATGGCATATAATAGGTTATACCAACattccacacttagacgaacattgtaccTAATGTTCGTAGTGTATCCcatacttaggagttttagttaaagatttttgAGATTATTTGCCTACTgtttattgggttggaatcccacacttagtgataagctaggatgtggaatAATTTAGATTTAGAGCTGAAAACAAGTGGAAAGGAACGAGTACTCCCCAACGGATTGTCGAGGTTGCTTGTGAGGAAACTTGCTGGCTTAAGAAGGTCagccaggctcaagaacaaatcgacatatactcagaagctgacccctaaaactccagttcgtgtaccctatcctggaaggctacaagaagaaccatccaagcttgattccttcaaacatgatgaaagattcctggacactatgtccaaagttccaaACCAGAAAAGATACATCCGAAGCTAGGAGAtaagggccgattcattttcccgtgttcaatctacaaaTCTGGagccattcatgcgctagcagatttaggagcaagtatcaacctaatcccctactctctctctacaagagattagagttaggagacttgtcaccaaccaaaatgacaatccaacttgccgatgacacaattcgatatcctaagggcatagttgagaacgtcttggtgaaagtcgacaaattcttttatcctacggatttcgtagtaatggatattaaggaagacctacacacaccagtagtgttaggaagacctttcatgaatacagctaggactgtcattgatgtgtacaatcaaaccttgatcttacgatcacatggggagagcgttaccttcaaaattgaccgaccaacccatctttctggacaggcagagatgttcgCTATTTCCccagacggatcactttcgatgacgagtcttcaccaccggccgatgatatcgagatgggtgtcgaatcacagtctataGACGATCCAGAAATGGaaaaagaggatcccagcgaagaaatagaggaagaggaggaatctgaagaggaagaggaaatggaagacataAAAGAGATTGCGACAATTCCCGttccaagcattgagcgtcatgaagaaataatgaggcttgtgacggaagatcacagtttaatcattcgcttcaagaagaagaccgacaaggctcaggttaaggatatagaaattgatcctgcaagtgtcaaagtggagaatcagaatactaaaGAAATccattcatcagacgcatcctcataagaccaatacaccgatgatgacgaggtagagcaacatgaagatattctgaataactcacactctctaaccgaaccagatcaaggggagccggactcttcttcagattggattccggttatatctacacacgtagacatgataactttcatcaatgataccgatgaatttgaagacattctcgaagccatccgaaaatcaaccattgatttttagctacgcttaacagaacgaattatggctatccgagaagaacacaaattctatctccaaagagaagacaatgatgttgattcctagaagaatgcattcaagactttatcaattctcttcacgatcatatttaccaagaagaaaggcaacgagagcacaattcagtggttcgcactattcttgagacaagattctgtcgagatcagaagatcatttactctaaggtgtaTAACGCCTTAGCCAGATCTGCATTTCCATTCTCATTAAACCAACGAGCACTAATGACTCTCAtccagaagcatatggatctttccaccggactcccgacttatcactctaatttgtaaatgatcgaggatattcacagctttttcgctcttttagaaagagataatttcgaaagcacaccagaccgactagtgatttacgtaataattgatcaccatgctgatctgattatcaaagattaCGAGACGCTGTTATGAAAGAAGCAAGATGAAAAGGTTaaaacatactaatgcaagacctggttcgctacgaacctggctctgataccacctgtaacaacctgtccttatccacctggacgaagtcatcaacatttggccccattgcgatgatcgactccaataaatatccttaaaatgagcaaatgcacagcggaagacttaattcgtacctaagaataaacatgcttaaaagtgtcaaccaaaaggttggtgagttcatagatttatcgtaacaatcatttcaatattttaatagaccacaagatttcatatacataaacgttttaataaagatattctaagtggttgagcacttggtaaccatacttaacatttaataaacatcgcatattccctttattatgaaatctcattacaccgtaccaagtgtagttaccgaaacgaagtactgtgcaaccgttgaatactggtcgtccagtccggttggggttgtcaggcccgatagatctatcaacaggattcgcgtttacactgtagtgacccgaacttttccatagttatatatattaattgagattgatatttacatgattaaatgttttcaacatgttaagcaatcaaacttgttaagacttgattaattgaaataggtttcatatagacaattgaccacccaagttgaccggtgattcacgaacgttaaaacttgtaaaaactatatgatgacatatatatggatatatatatatatatatatatatatatatatatatatatatatatatatatatatatatatatatatatatatatatatatatatatatatatatatatatatatatagttaacatgatattatgataagtaaacatatcattaagtatattaacaatgaactacatatgtaaaaacaagactactaacttaatgatttttaaacgagacttatatgtaacgattatcgttgtaaagaaatttaatgtatatatatcatactaagagatattcatacttgataatatcatgataatat
This genomic window from Rutidosis leptorrhynchoides isolate AG116_Rl617_1_P2 chromosome 2, CSIRO_AGI_Rlap_v1, whole genome shotgun sequence contains:
- the LOC139889743 gene encoding uncharacterized protein; amino-acid sequence: MRMLRWTCGKTMLDMIPNSVYRKNLKVRSIVDKLREEWLRWFGHVRRRPLNASVRRVDALTVDGVRRKDRPTHRREDRIKLDLKELLLTEDMTSDRNAWRARIRIDE